The Desulfovibrio fairfieldensis sequence TTTTCGTGATCCCTTCGTCCCTGTCCCAGTCCATGGGCAAGCAGTTCGAGATCCTGACCCTGATCCTGCTGCGCAATGCCTTTAAGGAACTGGCCGCCCTGCCGGAGCCGGTTTATGTCAATATCGACAATATCTGGCGGGTGGCGGAGATCGGCGTGTCCGGAGCCGGGGCGCTGTGCGTTTTTCTCTGCCTGGGCATGTACCGGCGCATCGCGCGGCGACAGCGCTTTATCCAGAATGCGGACATGCGCATGCGTTATGTCATGAGCAAAAAACTGCTGGCCCTGGCCCTGTTCGTGATCTTTTTCGCCATCGGCATGCACGACCTGGTGCTTCATTTGCAAACCGGCAAGGACCAGCATTTTTTTGAAACCATCTATACCGTGTTGATTTTCGCGGACATCGCCATGGTGCTCATCGCCCAGCGCTACATGCCCTTTTACCATGCGGTGTTCCGCAATTCGGGCTTTGTGATCGGTACCCTGCTCATGCGGCTTTCGCTATCGGCCCCGCCGCTCTGGAGCCCGGCCATCGGCCTGTTCGCCGCGCTTTTCGTCCTGGCTCTGACCTGGGGCACCAACCATTTCAGCCCCAATCTGGAACCGGAAAGCTAACCAGGCGGAAACTGAGGCCAAGATCGCTTTCGTCTCTGTCTTCACAGACACAAAAAAACCATCCGGCATAATATGCCGGATGGTTTTTTTGTCCGCCCTTGGGGGGTCAAGGATGTTTCCTGAATTTATCCCCCAGATGCGGATTGCCGCTGTGGCACGGGGCACAGTCCATCTTGCTTTTCTGGATGTCTGACTCCTTGCCCGCGGCATGGCAGGCAGCGCACTGGACAACGGCGGCCTGAACCGAAAAAGCGCCTTTATATGCCTTGCCCTGCGCTATTTTGGCGTTCAGGATTTCAATGGCCTTGCGGGACACGTCCACGGTCAGGCGGGCGCAGCGCTCGCCCAGCTCATTGCTGTCGGCCTTCTTGTTGAAGCCGTGGCACCATTTGGAGACGGAAACATGGCAGAGCACGGAACCGGGCGCGTTGGCCGGAAGCGGCCCCACAAAGGCCCTGGCTGCGGAACCCGGATCATAGACGGGCAGTTGCGCGCTTTCATACCAGCGGAAGAGCTCGTTGACCATGGGGGAGCATTCTTCCCGGTTCCAGAACAGGGCAAAAGCCGCGGCCGCGCCGTAGAGCGCGCCGCAAATGGTGCCCCAACCGATGATCCCGCCCTCGTTGACGGCCAGCATGGAAAAAGGAAATTGATCGTACGGCGCGCCGTATTTTTCGGCCATCATGCCAACAATACTGTAAAAAGCGCCGTAGCCGCAGGCATTCAGGTTATGCCAGAAGCCGTCGTAGGCCACGGGCGCGCATTCGTCGGGGTCCAGTTTGCGCGGCGTCCAGCTGAAGTCGCCGCCCTGTTGTGAAAAGCGCGTAAAGCGCCGCGTTTCGGCAGCGCCGGAGCCTGTTCCGGCCCGGGCCAGGCTTCCCGTCAATCCGGCCACGGCGCCGCCGATGGCCAGTCCACCCAATCCTCCCAGTAAAGCGCGTCTGTCCGGCAACATGGGCCAAGCCTCCTTGTGGTCTCAGGGCTGCGTTGTTTCCGTGGCGAGCATCTCTTCCAGAATTTCACAGGTCGCGGCCACCATGGGAGCGCAGACCGCGGCGAACAGGCCCTTTTGCATTGCAACGGCCATGTCCTCAGGGCGGGAGATGTCCGCGCCCAGGATTTCCTTGCAGATCAGGCTGTGCTGCTTTGCCAGAAAGCGCTCTTCAAAAACAGCCACCTGTTCCTGCAGCCGTCCCGCCGCCGTGGCGGCTGCCTCCTCGTTTTGCGGGCCGAATTGCAGGCCCAGCACCAGCAGGGCCCCGGTAACACAGCCGCAGGTTTCCGCATGGCCCATGCCGCTGCCGAAAGCGGCCCCCATGCCCAAGGCCTGCGCCCGGCTGATTCCCAGGCGGGGCGCAAAGCGTGCGCATATCTGTTGCGTACAGACGACCCGGCGGCCGAAGTTTCGCAAAATTGTGTCGGTATCCATGTGCCTTCCCTTTGTTGTGCTGAATGAACCTTTGAAAACGCGAAACTTTTCAAGAGTGACTTGGTCTGGAACGGGACGCGCCGCGCAAAAAATTCAGGATGCGGCTTATGCTCGCCTGATGCTGTTCCAAGGTGTCCATCCAGCGCAGCAGGCAGGCCCGCCCCCGCTCGGTCAGAGAAAAGAGCCGTCGGCTTGCCGTGCGTCCCGGCTCCTGCGTGCCGTGCAGCAAGCCGTCGTGTTCCATTTGTTTCAGCAGGCGGTAGACCCCGGCAGGGTCGGGCGCGTTGCCCTGAAACTGGGGCATGGCCTCCAGCCGCTGGAGCAGCAGGTAACCGTGCAGCGGGCCATCAGCCAGCAAGCCAAGCAGAATGGGGTGAACAAAGCGGGGCAGGTTGCTCCCGGCACAGGGGCAATTCATAAAGGTCAGAAGTTCTTTCATGGGCATAATACTAGAGTTGGTCTATTATATTTGCAACCTAAATGCCGTCGCGCCGCCTGCGGGGGCAGGCGCTTCAGAGCATTTTAATATTGAAAGTATCTCAACGCGCGGTGCGGATTTTCCGTGAAAATCCGCACCGCGAAATTATCGCAAGGCGAATTTGCTTCGCCGTTAAGCGATAATTTCAAGCGCAAAATACTCTAAGCGGACGAAACGGCCAGTTGGGAGGCGGGGAGATGGGCTTGGGGGGGAGGAGAGGGAAAGGACGGGGCAACAGCGCATGGCTGGATGCGCATAAAAAAGCCGCTCCCAAGGGGAGCGGCGGAAAATCAGAATACGGAGGCGGTACTAGGCATTGGCGGCCTTGAGCATTTCCTCCACCATGGACAGGGTGGGGGTAGCGCCGGCTTCCAGGCCGCAGAGCCCGCGCACGGCCAGCATGAGCATATCGAATTGGAGAGCCATTTCGGTCACGCCGTTGTCAATGATGCAATTATCGCCGCGCACCGACAGGCGATAGGCATGGCGGCTGCGTTCCTGGCCGCTGGAGCGCACGATATAATAGACCTGTTCGTTGTTGTCCGTCACATAGAGCTTCTGGCGGGTGAGCATGCCGTGCTCCTCGTCGTACCAGGAGCACTCCGAAAAAAGGCGGCCGCGGAACTGAAGATCGCTGCCGTTGTCATGTTTCAGACAGATTTCTTCCATATTTTTCTGCACGTTCACTCCTTCCTCCGCGTGCTCTTGCCGGACGGAGACCGGACGCTGGCGGGTGTTATCTGGGGCAAGCTAGCATTGCAGGCAAAGCCTTGTCAATGATCGCAGCAACCAAACAGCAAAATCGCATGCCCCTCGCCGTCGTATTTTTATAACATGCTGCCATCAAAGATAAAATATGAAATTTATGTCTAGAAATAGTCTTGCGGTTCACCAAAAAAATTTGTGAAGAAGCCTGGATTGTGCATCGGCGCGCTCCATCCGCATCACGAGACGGGGATCCGGCCGCAGGCGCGCCACTGGCCGCATTTCGCCGTCATAGCCGCCGGATGTCCCTTACGGCGGGTTGCCGTTACCCTGTCCGGCGACGGACTTCGCATTGCGGTTTTAAAGTAGTACCTTTGAAGCCCTGCTTTAACTGTCAGAAAAGTAAGGAATGAAGCCGCGTTCAGTCCGTTGCGTTCTTTCGCGCGGCGCTCCGGGCGGCCCGTTTTCCGGCGAAGCGCGCATAGCAGCGGGCAACCGGCGAGGCCGGGTCCATCTTCGTCAGAAAAGAGCCGCTGGGTCGGGGCGGGGGAGCGTCGGGTCTGATTCGGGCTTCCGTCGAGGGCCGGGATTCGGCTGTGCGCAGCACGGTTTTGTTCAGCACCAGAGAGACTTTTATGCTCTTGAAAAAAGGGCTTTCCATAAAGGCGTTGACCCGTTCCAGGATTTCCCCGCTCATCAGGTGCAGCTCCTGCATAAGCATGGCGTCTTCCGCGCCGATCAGCAGAATATCCTTATGGTGGCCCAAGGGGAGTGCCAGAGGGGCCAGTTCCGGCCCCATGATCGGTTCCCAGTTCTGCCAGAGCAGACTCAGGCGGGCGCGTTCCGGACCGCCGCCCAGCGAGGCCAGCAGGGCGGACAGCACGTCCCCGGCTTGTGCCGGGCCGCTGTTTTTGCGCCGTGGGCGAGGCTTGTGCCGCGTCCAGTTCCGCTGGCGCTGATTCTGCGTTTCTCGCTCCATGCTGCGATTATCCTGCCGCCACAAGGCGGTCTGCTTGACTATATCCGGATATACTGATATTAATATCAACCTAATTTGATTTATACAGGGAAAAAGGCGTTCCATGGCATTGCTGCATTTCAAGGCCCTCTCCGATGAAACCCGGCTGCGGCTTGTGCACATTTTGCTGCATTACGAGCTCTCGGTCAACGAGCTGGTGAGCATTCTGGGTATGGGCCAGTCGCGGGTTTCCCGACATCTGAAAATCCTGACCGAGGCAGGTCTGCTGACTTCGCGCCGGGACGGGTTGTGGGTGTTTTATGCCGCGCCGCGCGCCGGTGAGGAGCGCGAGTTTCTGCGGGCGGTCATGCCCTTTGTGCCCGCCGACGCCGTCATGCGCGCGGATTTGTCCATGGCGGCCCAGATTCTTGAAGAGCGAGCCCGCAAGACCCGCCAGTTTTTCAATGCCATTGCCGAAGACTGGGATGAACTCAACCGCGAGGTGCTCGGGGCATTCGACCTTCCTGAAGCCGTCTGCGCCGCCGTGCCCCAAGGTTGCGGCACGGCTGTGGATCTGGGCTGCGGCACGGGCGCGGTGCTCAGCCGCCTGTTGCCCCTGGCGCGCGGGGTCATCGGCGTGGACGGCTCGGCCCGCATGCTGGAACTCTGCCGCCGCCGCTTCAGCCAGGAGGACCTGGCCGAAGGCCGCGTCTCCCTGCGCATCGGCGAGCTCAGCCATCTGCCCTTGCGCGACCATGAGGCGGATTTCGCCTGCATCAACCTTGTGCTCCACCATTTGTCCGCGCCGGAGGAAGGCCTGCGCGAGATCCGCCGGATCATGGCCCCCGGCGGGCGTCTGTTCGTGGCGGATTTTCTGCGCCACAACGACGAAACCATGCGCAGCCGTTACGGCGACCGCTGGCTGGGCTTTGAGGAAAACGAATTGGCGACGGGTCTGGAGCAGGCCGGTTTTGCCGTTCTGGACAGCGCGCGGCAGCCCGTGGGACGGGGGCTTGCGCTGTTGCTGACGGGCGCGGAAGCCCGTTAAGAGTTGTTTCTAAATCGGGTTCTTTTGCCTTCCGGCTTCTTCAAACGTCGCTTTTCACTCTGGTCGAATACCATAAGAGTATACTCCCGCCGTAAAAAGCTCGTTTTCCTCGCTGGAAAGGCAAAACTTCCTAATTTAAAAACAGCTCCCAGAGCATCCTGATTTTTCAAATGCGCCTCACACGCCAAAAACTTCCAAGGAGAAGAGCGAAGATGACCAAAGCACTGGATTTAAGCCTGCCCCATAAAGTGGCGGATCTCAGCCAGGCCGATTTCGGCGGGAAGGAAATGCAGCTTTCCGAGCGGGAAATGCCCGGCCTTATGGAATGCATCAGAAAATACGGTTCCCAGAAGCCCCTGCAAGGCCTCAAGGTCATGGGCTCCCTGCACATGACCATCCAGACGGCCATGCTGATCAAAACCCTGCACGCCCTGGGTGCGGACATCCGCTGGGCCTCCTGCAACATTTTCTCCACCCAGGACCACGCGGCCGCAGCCGTCGTCGAGCAGGGCTTGGCCAAGGTCTTCGCCTGGAAGGGCGAAACTCTTGAGGACTACTGGTGGTGCACGGAAATGGCCCTGACCTGGCCCGACGGCTCCGGCCCGGATCTCATCGTGGACGACGGCGGCGACGCCACCCTGCTCATCCACAAGGGCGTGGAGGCCGAAAACGATCCCTCCATTCTGGAGCAGAAGACCGACAACAAGGAATTTCAATGCGTGCTGGATCGCCTGGCCCTGCGCCTCAAGGAAGATCCGCGGCATTGGCACAAGGTTGCCGCCGGGATGAAGGGCGTTTCTGAGGAAACTACCACCGGCGTGCACCGCCTCTATCAGCTGGAAAAGGAAGGCAAGCTGCTCTTCCCGGCCATCAACGTCAACGATTCGGTGACCAAATCCAAGTTCGACAACCTCTATGGCTGCCGCGAGTCCCTGGCCGACGGCATCAAGCGCGCCACGGACATTATGGTGGCCGGCAAGGTGGTGGTGATCTGCGGTTACGGCGACGTGGGCAAGGGCTGCGCCCAGTCCATGCGCGGCTTCGGCGCGCGCGTGCTGGTGACCGAGATCGACCCCATCTGCGCGCTCCAGGCCGCCATGGAAGGCTATGAAGTGACCACCGTGGAAGACGCCCTGCCCCTGGGCGACATCTATGTGACCTGCACCGGCAATTACCACGTGATCACCGGCGCGCACATGGAAGGCATGAAGGACGAGGCCATTGTCTGCAATATCGGCCACTTCGACAATGAAATCGACATGAACTACCTGGAAAACACGCCCGGCGTGAGCAGGCTGAACATCAAGCCCCAGGTGGACAAGTGGACTCTCAAGTCCGGCCGCAGCATTCTGATCCTGGCCGAAGGCCGCCTGGTCAATCTGGGCTGCGCCACGGGCCACGCCAGCTTTGTCATGTCCAACAGCTTCACCAACCAGACCCTGGCCCAGATCAAGCTGGCCAAGGAAAACCTGGAAAAGAAGGTCTACACCCTGCCCAAGGAACTGGACGAGGAAGTGGCCCGCCTGCACTTGGGCCGCCTGGGCGCCAAGCTGACCAAGCTCACCCCGGAACAGGCCGATTATATCGGCGTGCAGGTGGAAGGCCCGTACAAGGCCGAGATGTACAGGTATTGATTCCCGCCGGCCCGTATTTCAAGTGTAAAAAGCTCTAGTGAAGTCCGACCCTGGCCCGGCAGGCGTGTTTCTCACGCTTGCCGGGTCGTTTCAATAAGGAGAGAACTGCCATGTATTTTGACGAAAAAGGCGCGGGCAATACCGAGCAATGCGTGGTGCTGGCCCTGAAGACGGCGGCGGAACGGAACATCAGGCATATCGTCGTGGCCAGCGGCAGCGGAGACACCGCCAGGCTGTTCATCGGCGCGAAGGGCGCGCGGGTCGTGTGCGTGACCAATGCCTACGGCTTCAAGGAACCGGGCAAAACAAAAATCACGGACGCGGCCCGGCAAGAACTTGAGCGCGCGGGCATCCGGGTGCTTGCCGCAACCCATGTGCTCAGCGGCGCGGAGCGGGGCATCAGCAGGAAGCATGGCGGCGTGGGCCCGGTGGAGTTGATGGCCGACACCCTGCGCATGCTCGGCCAGGGCGTCAAGGTTTGCGTGGAGATCGCGGTCATGGCCCTGGACGCGGGCCTGATCCCCCACGGCGAGGAGATCATGGTAGTGGCGGGCAGCGGCCGTGGGGCGGACACCGCTGTCATCATGCACCCGGCGCATGCCAACAATATTCTGGATACGAAGATCAACGAGATAGTCTGCAAGCCCGGGAATTTTTAATCCACACGGCGCCCGCCGTCGATCACTATGCGCGGCTGCGACGGCTTATATCCCGATGCGGTGGTTCGCCGAACATGCGTTTGTATTCGCGGTTGAACTGGGTGGGACTTTCATAGCCCACGGCCAGGGCCGCTCCGCTCGCGTTTTCGCGCTGCGTCAGCATCAGGCGTCGCGCTTCGTACAGACGCAACTGCTTGTGATACTGCAGAGGACTGAGCCCTGTAACCGTCTTAAAATGCCGGTGCAGACTTGAGACGGACATATGCACTTGACGGGCCAGATCGTCCATCCGCACTGCCGCGTTCACATTGTGCCGCAGCAGTGAAATGGCCCGCACGATCTGGTTGTTCTGCGTTCCGAGTGTGTGCAGCCGCCGCAAAATGCCGCCCTGCGGGCCGGTAAGCAGCAGATAATGCAGCTCGCGCATGATCATGGGCGCGCGCATGGGGATCTGCTCCGGCTTGCCCAGAAGCTTTACCAGGCGTAACGCGCCTTCCAGCAGGTCCGGCTCCGCATCGGCAACCGCCACACCCAGGCTGCCTTCGCCGGAAGGCGGTAAATCCTGCTCCATTTCCATAGCCAGATCGGTAATCAGCTGCCTGTCCAGATAAAAGAAAAGAGAAAGAAAAGGTTTTTCCGGCGTCGGATCAACCACGTATGATGTGCTGGGCATGTCCACTGCGGCAACCAGGCATTGTTTTGCGGCAATGCTGAAGGCGCGCGTGCCGATGACCGTATGCTTGCTGCCCTGTACGAGAATGGACGCCAGGGGTTTTTCAAAGCAGCGCTCCGAACTGTTGGCGGCTTCACGGCGAACCAGGGTCAGGCCCGCAATGGCGGTCGGCCGGACTGCCGGTTGCTCCAGATGCCGCAACAGAAGCAGTTTCAGTTCCTCATTGATGGCCGCCGCCTTTTCACGCTCCTGTTCCTCCAGGACGACCCCGCCTTTTCGCTTGTCTCCTTCCATTTCCACACCCCATTCCCGTCGCGAAGACCGGCTGTGACTGATGTTTTTTTATAAGAAGGAATTTTTTGGCTGTACAGCCTTTTGATACAATCAGGCAATTTTTTGCCGGAATCCGCTCTATTCCGGGACTCCTGCCGCCACTATAACGGATCATGTCCAGCAGCCGCCCAATCAGGGCGATGAGCGGGCAGACGGCCCATATCCGCATTGCGATTCATGAACACAACGGAGAACTCATGCTTATGAAATTTCGCAACATCTTTTGCGCATCGGCCCTGGCGGCCACGTTGGCGCTCTGTGTGCCGCATCCTGTCATTGCGGCCGATGCCGCGGTCATCCGCATGGCGCGGCTGCGGATAAAAGCGGATCAAGTGGAGGCGTTCACAGCCGTGGTACGGGAGGAAATGGCCGCCTCCCTGCGCCTGGAGCCCGGCGTTGTGGCGATTTACGCCGTGGCGGACAAAAACGACCCGACCAGACTGACCTTTTTTGAGATGTACGTGGATGAGCGGGCCTATGAGGCTCACCGCCAAACGCCGCATTTTCGGAAATACTTTCACGCGACCAGGGATATGATTGAGGAACGTGTTTTATTGGAGGCCGTGCCTGTGGCGCTGTGCGACAGGCAGACGGCAGCGGCGGAAAAGTAAAATTACCCGGAAGGAGGAACGCGAAGATGAGCGGAACAATTGTATCGCGGGAACGGCGTCAATTCATGGCCGGAGGACTCGCTTTCGGCATGGCCGTCTTGCTGGCGGGCATGGGGGAAAGCCGTGCGGGGGATGCCGTGGCTGTGGCACGGAATGTGTCCATGCCGCGCCGCAGGCTGGGCCCGCTGGAAGTCTCCGCCGTCGGCTTGGGCTGCCTGCC is a genomic window containing:
- a CDS encoding PadR family transcriptional regulator, coding for MKELLTFMNCPCAGSNLPRFVHPILLGLLADGPLHGYLLLQRLEAMPQFQGNAPDPAGVYRLLKQMEHDGLLHGTQEPGRTASRRLFSLTERGRACLLRWMDTLEQHQASISRILNFLRGASRSRPSHS
- a CDS encoding ArsR/SmtB family transcription factor, giving the protein MALLHFKALSDETRLRLVHILLHYELSVNELVSILGMGQSRVSRHLKILTEAGLLTSRRDGLWVFYAAPRAGEEREFLRAVMPFVPADAVMRADLSMAAQILEERARKTRQFFNAIAEDWDELNREVLGAFDLPEAVCAAVPQGCGTAVDLGCGTGAVLSRLLPLARGVIGVDGSARMLELCRRRFSQEDLAEGRVSLRIGELSHLPLRDHEADFACINLVLHHLSAPEEGLREIRRIMAPGGRLFVADFLRHNDETMRSRYGDRWLGFEENELATGLEQAGFAVLDSARQPVGRGLALLLTGAEAR
- the ahcY gene encoding adenosylhomocysteinase, producing the protein MTKALDLSLPHKVADLSQADFGGKEMQLSEREMPGLMECIRKYGSQKPLQGLKVMGSLHMTIQTAMLIKTLHALGADIRWASCNIFSTQDHAAAAVVEQGLAKVFAWKGETLEDYWWCTEMALTWPDGSGPDLIVDDGGDATLLIHKGVEAENDPSILEQKTDNKEFQCVLDRLALRLKEDPRHWHKVAAGMKGVSEETTTGVHRLYQLEKEGKLLFPAINVNDSVTKSKFDNLYGCRESLADGIKRATDIMVAGKVVVICGYGDVGKGCAQSMRGFGARVLVTEIDPICALQAAMEGYEVTTVEDALPLGDIYVTCTGNYHVITGAHMEGMKDEAIVCNIGHFDNEIDMNYLENTPGVSRLNIKPQVDKWTLKSGRSILILAEGRLVNLGCATGHASFVMSNSFTNQTLAQIKLAKENLEKKVYTLPKELDEEVARLHLGRLGAKLTKLTPEQADYIGVQVEGPYKAEMYRY
- a CDS encoding split-Soret cytochrome c; the encoded protein is MLPDRRALLGGLGGLAIGGAVAGLTGSLARAGTGSGAAETRRFTRFSQQGGDFSWTPRKLDPDECAPVAYDGFWHNLNACGYGAFYSIVGMMAEKYGAPYDQFPFSMLAVNEGGIIGWGTICGALYGAAAAFALFWNREECSPMVNELFRWYESAQLPVYDPGSAARAFVGPLPANAPGSVLCHVSVSKWCHGFNKKADSNELGERCARLTVDVSRKAIEILNAKIAQGKAYKGAFSVQAAVVQCAACHAAGKESDIQKSKMDCAPCHSGNPHLGDKFRKHP
- a CDS encoding AraC family transcriptional regulator; translation: MEGDKRKGGVVLEEQEREKAAAINEELKLLLLRHLEQPAVRPTAIAGLTLVRREAANSSERCFEKPLASILVQGSKHTVIGTRAFSIAAKQCLVAAVDMPSTSYVVDPTPEKPFLSLFFYLDRQLITDLAMEMEQDLPPSGEGSLGVAVADAEPDLLEGALRLVKLLGKPEQIPMRAPMIMRELHYLLLTGPQGGILRRLHTLGTQNNQIVRAISLLRHNVNAAVRMDDLARQVHMSVSSLHRHFKTVTGLSPLQYHKQLRLYEARRLMLTQRENASGAALAVGYESPTQFNREYKRMFGEPPHRDISRRSRA
- a CDS encoding pyruvate kinase alpha/beta domain-containing protein; protein product: MYFDEKGAGNTEQCVVLALKTAAERNIRHIVVASGSGDTARLFIGAKGARVVCVTNAYGFKEPGKTKITDAARQELERAGIRVLAATHVLSGAERGISRKHGGVGPVELMADTLRMLGQGVKVCVEIAVMALDAGLIPHGEEIMVVAGSGRGADTAVIMHPAHANNILDTKINEIVCKPGNF
- a CDS encoding C-GCAxxG-C-C family protein, with product MDTDTILRNFGRRVVCTQQICARFAPRLGISRAQALGMGAAFGSGMGHAETCGCVTGALLVLGLQFGPQNEEAAATAAGRLQEQVAVFEERFLAKQHSLICKEILGADISRPEDMAVAMQKGLFAAVCAPMVAATCEILEEMLATETTQP
- a CDS encoding putative quinol monooxygenase, with the translated sequence MLMKFRNIFCASALAATLALCVPHPVIAADAAVIRMARLRIKADQVEAFTAVVREEMAASLRLEPGVVAIYAVADKNDPTRLTFFEMYVDERAYEAHRQTPHFRKYFHATRDMIEERVLLEAVPVALCDRQTAAAEK
- a CDS encoding DUF721 domain-containing protein; this encodes MERETQNQRQRNWTRHKPRPRRKNSGPAQAGDVLSALLASLGGGPERARLSLLWQNWEPIMGPELAPLALPLGHHKDILLIGAEDAMLMQELHLMSGEILERVNAFMESPFFKSIKVSLVLNKTVLRTAESRPSTEARIRPDAPPPRPSGSFLTKMDPASPVARCYARFAGKRAARSAARKNATD